From the Candidatus Margulisiibacteriota bacterium genome, the window TCTTGTCGGGTTAACTTTGATCCGCATATTTATCGATTATTTCATCCTTGATCCGTTTAAGTTCTTCGCGCGGCAGGATCTTGAGGAGCGACCAGGCTATCTGGAGAGTGGTTTCGATCGTCCGGTTCTCGTTCTCGCTCTGGCGGATGAACTTATTTTCAAATTCGTCGGCGAATTGAAGATATTTCTTGTCGATCTCGGAGAGGGCCGCTTCACCTAAAATGACGACAAGTTCCCGGACCTCCCGGCCCCGCGCGTAGGCGGCAAACAGCTGATTGGCGACGCCGGCATGGTCCTCGCGTGTTCGTCCCTGACCGATCGCTTTGTCGCGCAGGCGCGAGAGCGACGGGAGCGGGTCGATCGGGGGGTAGATTCCTTTGCGTTCCAGGTCGCGTCCCAAAATGATCTGCCCTTCGGTAATGTAGCCGGTCAGGTCGGGGATCGGATGGGTTTTGTCATCGTCCGGCATGGTCAGGATCGGCAGGAGGGTGATCGAACCGTTCTTCTCCTTGATCCGGCCGGCCCGTTCGTACAAAGTGGCCATGTCGGTGTAAAGATATCCGGGATACCCCCGGCGTCCCGGAACTTCGCGCCGGGCGGCCGAGACTTCGCGCAAACTTTCGCAGTAGTTGGTCATATCGGTAATAATGACCAGGACGTGCATTTCCAGGTCAAAGGCAAGATATTCGGCGGCGGTCAGGGCGAGGCGCGGCGTGGCGATCCGTTCGATCGCCGGGTCGGAAGCAAGATTAACGAACAAGACGGAGTTTTCGATCGCTCCGGTCTTGCGGAAGTTGGCAATAAAAAACTCCGACTCTTCATAGGTGATCCCCAGCGCGCCGAAAACTACGGCGAACTTTTCGTCCTTGTTCTTGACGCTGGCCTGGCGGGCGATCTGCGCGGCAATGCGCGAATGGGGAAGGCCGGATCCCGAGAAAATAGGGAGCTTTTGCCCTCGCGAAAGGGTGTTGAGCCCGTCAATGGTCGAGATCCCGGTCTGGATGAAGTCGTCCGGGTAGTCGCGGGCAAACGGGTTGATCGGCGAACCGTTAACGTCGAGCTTTTTTTCCGGCAGGATCCGCGGCGCTCCGTCGAGCGGCCGGCCCAGGCCGGAGAAGATCCTACCCATAATATCGCGGGAGACCGGCAGCTCAAGCCCCCGGCCGCTAAAACGAAACGTTAAATTGTTGATCTCCAGCCCTTCGGTCCCTTCAAAGACCTGGATCAGCGCTTTATCGTCAAGCACTTCCAGGACTTTTCCCGACCGGACCTCGCCGCTGGCCAGTTTGACCTCGACCAATTCATCATAAGCGACCCCTTTAACCCCTTCAACCAGGACCAGCGGTCCGGCGATCTCGTTGACTTTAACCATTTTTCCCGCTCCTTAAATTATTGAATTCATCCCTTAGCTGTTGTCTGGTGGTCTTGATCTCCGCTTCGGCTGAAAAACGGGCGCGGGCGATCTTTTCCATGGTCCCGATCTTCCTGATCGCTTCGATCTCCACTCCGTCGGCCAGCGCTTTTTCTCCCAGCTGATGCAGGTCCAGGATCGTTTGCAGGATCAGATGCTGTTTGCCAAGCGAGGAATATTGATCGACCGGGTCAAAGGCGCTCTGGTAGAGAAAATCTTCGCGGAGTGATTTGGCGACAAAGAGGACCAGTTGCTCCCTGGGAGAGATCGATTCAAGCCCGACCAGCCGGACGATCTCTTCCAGATCGGCCTCCTGGGCCAGGAGCCTCATTGCCTGCTGGCGGAGCTGGTTGAAATTTTCGGAGACTTTTTCGTTGAAATAACGCCCCAGGTTGTCGGCATAAAGTGAATAGGAGAGAAGCCAGTTGATCGCCGGGAAATGCCGCTTGTGGGCCAGAGTTTCGTCCAGTCCCCAGAAAACTTTAGCGACCCGCAGGGTATTTTGCACGACCGGTTCGGACAGGTCGCCTCCGGGAGGGGAGACCGAACCGATAATAGTTAGCGAACCGTGTCGTTCGGGTCTTCCCAGGCAGCGGCCGGAGCCGGCCCGCTCATAGAAATCAGCCAAACGGGAGCCAAGGTAGGCCGGGTAACCTTCTTCGCCCGGCATCTCTTCAAGGCGGCCGGACATTTCGCGCAACGCTTCGGCCCAGCGGGAGGTTGAATCGGCGAAGAGTGCGACATGGTATCCCATATCGCGGAAATATTCGGCGATCGCGGCGCCGGTGTAGACAGAGGCTTCGCGGGCGGCGATCGGCATGTTGGAAGTGTTGGCAATGAGGATAGTCCGCTCCATCAGCGGCCGGCCTGATTTGGGGTCTTTTAATTCCGGGAATTCTTTGAGCACATCGGTCATCTCGTTCCCCCGTTCGCCGCAGCCAACGTAAACAATGATATCGGCGTCAGACCATTTGGCGAACTGGTGCTGGATCACGGTCTTGCCGGCGCCAAAGGGCCCGGGAACGCAGGCCGCGCCGCCTTTGCCGATCGGGAAGAGGGTGTCGACTACCCGCTGGCCGGTGACCAGCGGGACAGAGACAGGCTCTTTTTTGCCAAGCTGGCGTCGTTTGCGGACCGGGCTTTTTTGCAGCATCGTGACCGGTTTCCCGGAGATAACGGCGATCGTTTCCTCGATCGTGAAATCGCCGTTGTTGAGCTTTTCGATCTTTCCGGCGACTCCCGGCGGGACCATGATCTTATGGCTGACCAGCGGAGTTTCCTGGACGGTCCCCAAAATATCCCCTCCCTTGACCTCATCGCCAGGAGCGGCCAGCGGAACAAAGGTCCATTTTTTGTCCCGGGAGAGGGGGTCAACATAGAGGCCCCGCGGGATAAAAGCCCCCGCTTTAAGTTTGAGCTTGTCCAGAGGCCGCTGGATCCCGTCAAAGATCGCGCCGATCATGCCGGGCCCGAGTTCGACCGAAAGCGGGGCGCCGGTCGATTCGACCGGATCGCCGACTTTAAGTCCGGCAGTCTCTTCGTAAACCTGGATCGAAGCGCTGCTGCCGCGAAGTTCGATTACTTCGCCGATCAGGCGTTGGGTCCCGACAAAGACCAGATCGGCTTTTTTTGCTCCAGATAATTCGGCAATGACCAGGGGCCCGGCAACTTTTTTTATCATGTTAATAATCCTTCCGCTAATTCTTTGAATAAGCCGATGCTTCCCCGATGGTCGGGGAGCAGGACGACATTGATCTCTTTTTTCTCCGCTTCTTTGATCGTTTCCGGTATCTCGGCTGCCAGCCTTTCAGTGACAAAAATGATGCTATGTTCTTTTTTGTGAAGCAGAGCCGAAAGGTTCTGGCAGGAGTGGCTGACCGAATCGCACGGGAAAATATCGATCCCGCTTGCAGCCAGCGGGGTAACGATCTCTTTTGGCCCGAGAAAAGCGATCTTAGACATAAGTTGTCCTCAGCCTTTCCCGAAGCTGGTCTACTTTGACCTGGAGAAGTTTTCCGGTCAGGACCAGGCGAAGCATCCTGACCTCGTGCTCGCGGGCAAAAAGGTAGCCGAGCAGCGGTTCAATGCCAAACGAGAGGTACCTGGCGTTTTTCATGATCATCATTAAATAGTTGTCTATTTCACGTTCCAGGCCAAAGAGACTCCCGCTTTTTTTAAGCTCTTCAAGCCCAATGGCGACCGGCCGGGCGTAAACGGTGTAACGGAACCGTTCGATCATCGCGTTTGGCTCATGGGTCCCGGACAGAAGATCGAGCTTCAAACGGTTCAGCGCGGCATAAGCGGCAACGTACCGGCTAAAAAGGGGGTTCCCCAAGCGGCTCGCGCTCTTTTCCAAAAGCTCAATATAATCGATCAGCGCCAGGTTGGAGTCGTTTTTTTGCCACAGGGCTTTAATCAATTCGTCCCCCGGGGCAAAGGAATCAATGAGCGCTTTGGTCGCCGCCAGTTCGTTTTTCAGGAGCAATTCAAAATCAAAGGAATTATCGAGCTTGTCGATCTCGGCGGCATGGAAAGGGATCTCTCTTAAAATGAGGAAAGCGGCGTTAAGGTCGTGGGCGTCGACCAACCGGAGCAGGCGGCTTTCGTCAAGCAGCTGCGTCTCAAGGGAACGTATCCGGCCGATCGCAAAAGCAAATCTAACCATAGAGGAGTTTGACAACCTCGCTTTCCTTTTTATCTCTGACTGCCGGGTCGATTCCCGCAAAAAGCCGGTCAAGCTGGCGGTGCTTTTCTTCCAGCAGGCGTTGTTTAAGCAGAAGCCTGGCCGGGACCACGATCGCCTTTTTTTCTTCTTCAGCCGATGACCGGACCTGATCTAATAATTCTTCGCGAAGGATGCCGGCCCGTAATTTTGCCGCAGCGGCGATCTCTGCCGCTTCTTTGGCCGCTTCGCTGTTTATAACCGCGGCTTTGGCTTCAGCTTCGCCAATGATCTTGGCTTCGATCTCCAAAAGCCCCATTAGATCTTGATCCAGGAGACCATTAAAATGGTGGCCAGGAGCCCCAGGACGGCGTAAGTCTCGACCATGGCCGGCAGGATTATTGCTTTACCAAGCTCATCGGGCCGTTTGGCGATAAAATAAATGCTGGAGGCCGAGGCCCGACCCTGGAAATAAGCCGAGAAAAAACCGGCCAGACCGACCGGAATGCCGGAGGCCAGGAGCTGCAGTCCGGCCGAAAGGGATATCGGGGCCGATCCACCGACAATAAAGATCTTGAGCATAATGTAAAATGCCCCCAGAAAACCATAAAATCCCTGGGTTCCCGGCAAAGCGAGCAGGACCAAGACCTTACCGAACTTTTCCGGGTCCTCGCTTAATACTCCTCCTGAAGCTTCCGCGGCGATCGAGATCCCCCAGGCCGAACCGATCGCGCCGAACAACGCGGCGATTGCCGCACCAAAAAGGGCCAAAGCCAAACCAATGGACATAACATTTCCTCCTTTATTTTGTTTCTATTATAGTATAGACCGTTTCGCGACGGAAGGGCTTGAACAGCTTTCCTCCTCCCTCATAGAATTTGCCGAAATATTCGACCAGCTGCAGCCTGGCCGAGTGGACAAAAGCCCCCAGGACCGAGATAACCAGATTAAAAATGTGTCCAATGATCAAAACGACCGCCATGATCAAATAGCCCAGGAGCGGAACGCTCCCTTTGGTCAGGTCGGCGATTATATTGATGACCATCCCAATGATCGAGGTGGTCATCATCAGGGCAAGGATCCTGGAATAAGAAAGGGTATCCCCCAGGAAGCTGGTCGTTCGGTAAAGGCTTAATATCCCGAATATCCCTTTCTTGATCAAGCCCGACTCTTTGCGCCCCTGGGTCAGGACCAGGGCAATGGCGCCGCCGATCGAGAGACGGCTGAACAGGAGGCTGGTCGAGTGGCCAAGCGCAGTTGTCGTGCCATAGAGGACCAGCGCGAGCAGAAAAAATATCCACAGCCCATAATCAAATATCCCTTCAAGGTATTCTCCGTTCCTGATCTTCCAGTATAAGCCAAGAGCCAGGCCGGTGATGATCTGGACGATCCCTATGATGAGAGAGATGATCAGCATGTTCAACGGGTTCTTGACCGGATCGATCAGTTGTAGTTTTTTTAACGGTCCACTCAAATGAACGGGGAGGGTGTTAAGATCGATCGCAAAATAACTGCCGGTGATGATCCCGGCAAAAACGGTCGCGATCCCTCCCCACAGGAGAAGGTTAAGCAGGTTTTTTCCCCCTTCGCTTAAGGTCAGGGTCTTCTTATAGTAAATGGCTGCCACTGCCAGCAGGATCCCGTAGCCGACGTCAGAAAGACAGAGGGCAAAAAATAATATAAAAAAGAACGATAGAGGAGCGGTGGGGTCCATATCGGTTGTGGAGGGGGGGCCAAAGATCTTGGTGATCAGTTCAAAAGGTTGAAAGATGCCGGGATTCTCGATCATTGATGGCGGCTGCTCTCCTTTGTCCGGTTCGATCTCCTGGGCCGCGAGAGCCGGATCGAGCTTTTCCAGGTCGCTCTTGAGCTTATCCAGTTTTTCTTGCGGCAGCCAACCGGTCAAAATAAATGCTTTTTCAGTATAGGCCAGCCGTTCCCTGGCCGATCTTTCATTGTTTTTCTGCAGGTAGTGGTCGTAAATATAGGTCAATTGCTTTTTATGTCTGACCAGCGAAGCTAATTCCGATCTAAAAGTAAGCCGGTCAGTTTCGATCTTTTTTAATAAGGCTTCAATTTGATCAGCTTCCTCGGCCGGAGTTAGCTTGGAGATTGGCAGGCTGATCTTTTCAAAATTGTGATCGTCAAGCAGCAGCGCTGTCGCAGCCGCCTCAGCCGTGATGGTGACTACAAAAAGAAAGGTTTTTTCCGTGGTTTGACCGGCGATCACCAGCTCTCCGGCTTTGATCCTGGCAGCGAAAGCTGTCTGAAATTTAATGAGCGCTTTGGTCCGGCAGCTTCCGGCAATGATCATCAGGTTTCCTCGGCTGTTCAATGAGTTCAGGGGGGCCTTAACCCCGCTAAAGGGACGCAGCAGCTGGAGATCGGCCAATAATTTCCCTTCCAGGTTTTTGAGGTTGGCAAGTTCGTTCTCGATCTTATTGATCTCCGCGATTACCTGACGCCAGTCAAATTTTCTGGCAGTTTGGGCCAAGACTTCCTGCTTGATCGTTTCCTTGTAGGGAGCAAAGCTTTCAATAAAACTTTTTTTTACTCCGGCCGCGGCGTCAAGGACCCCGATAGCGGCTTTGATCTCGGTTAAGAACAGTTCGTAATTTTCAGATGCGCTGTTCAGTGGCTGGCCCAAGGCGAGAGGGGTGACCTGGATCACTCCGGCTTCTTGGAGAAAGTTCAATAAAGCCGCGCGGGAATCCTGGTGGCCAATAATGGCCAGCTTCCGCATTTTTATTAACGACATAATTTTTTGGCCGTTTCAAGCTTTGAGGCAAAACTGCGCCGGAGCTCTTCCTGTTGCCGATCGGTCTCGGCCTCAAGTGCCGTTTTTTCTTGTTGCCCGGATAATTTTGCCTCTTCGATGATCGCGGCTGCTTCTTCTCTGGCGGCCTGTTTGGTTTGGGCCAACAGGTCATCTGCCTGTTTTTTGGCATTTATAATTGTGAGGGTTTTTTCCCTTTCAGCGGAGGAAATGATCTTATTTGCTTTATCCTCAATTGAAGTTAATTGTTCAAATATCATTAAAGACATAACCTGATAAGTTTAGCAAAAATGCGCGGATCAGACAAGCGGCCGACAAACTCTTTGACCTGGTCTCCCGGTTGCTGATATAATGTTATCCCAAGATGCATATTTTTCTCCCAAGCTTCCTTGTCGCTTTGCTAGTAACCGTTTTTTGCACACCGGTCGCTAGAAAATTAGCCTTTAAAATAGGGGCAGTTGATCGTCCCAACGACCGGAAAATCCATTCTACTGATATTCCCAGGATCGGCGGGATCGCGATCTACGCCGGTTTTTTAGCCGCTGTTATTTTTGGTCTGCTGCTTGGTTATTTTACCGGGGTCCGCTTTAATCCTCGGCCGATCTTTGGGGTCCTGATCGGCGGGACGATCGTTTTTCTTTCCGGGCTCAAGGATGACCTCAAGGGATCGCGTCCGTTGACCAAGCTTGCCTGGCAGAGCCTGGCCGCGGTCGTCGCGATATATTTTGGGATCGAGATCACCTTTTTCTCCAATCCTTTTAACGGGATCGTCCCGCTTTTTGGTTTTATCGCTATTCCTTTGACCATCCTTTGGCTGGTCGGGATGACCAACGCTATCAACCTGATCGATGGCTTGGATGGCCTGGCGACCGGAGTGATCGCGATCTCGGCCGGGACCCTGTTTTTTGTGGCGCTCCGGACCCATCAGGTTGAAGCTGCCCTTCTTATTATCGCGATCGCCGGAGCGGCCCTTGGTTTTTTAAGATATAATTTTTTTCCCGCGTCGATATTCCTGGGAGATTCCGGGAGCTATCTGCTTGGTTTTATTGTCGCTTCCGCTTCGATCATCGGTGTTTTTAAAACGACCCTGGTCGTTGCCCTGATCGTCCCGCTCCTGATCCTGGGGGTGCCGATCTTTGACACGACTTTCGCGATCCTGCGCCGGATCAAAGAGAAAAAAAGCCCCTTTGCGGCAGACAACCGGCATATCCATCATGTTCTGATCAGGGCCGGCCTGACCCAGCGGGAAGCGGTCATGTCGATCTATATCGTTTGTTTTTTGCTTAGCGCGACCGCGTTGATCATGTCGTTGCAGAGATAGTGGGAAAGTGATAAGGATTAAGTGGCAAGCTGCGGAAATTGGAGAGATAAGTGAATAAGAAAAAAGTAATGTTCGTTTTTGGGACAAGGCCGGAAGCGATCAAAATGGCGCCGGTCGTCAACGAATGCCGCAAATATCCGGAATTTCTTGAGACACTGGTCGTAGTTACCGGCCAGCACCGGCAGATGCTTGACCAGGTTTTGCGTATTTTCAAGATCGAGCCCGACTATGATCTTGGCATTATGGAAGCGAACCAGACCCTGACCAGCATAGTGACCAAAACTTTGGCCGGGGTCGAAGAGATCATCCTGAACGAGCGGCCGGATATTCTGCTGGTCCAGGGAGATACTTCAACCGCCTTTGCGGCCGGCTTGTCCGCTTTCTATTATAAAATCACGTTGGGCCATATTGAAGCGGGGCTAAGGACTTTTGACAAATGGCAGCCGTATCCGGAAGAGATCAATCGTAAATTATTGACTTCCCTGGCCGACCTTCATTTCCCGCCGACTAAAACGGCCCTTGATCATTTGCTGGCCGAAAAGGTCAACCGGGAAGCGATCTGTCTGACCGGCAACACTGTTATTGACGCCCTGTTCGAGGTTGCCGGACGGGAATACGATCTGGCCCGGACCGGGATCAAATTGACCCCAGGGAAAAAATTAGTCCTGGTGACGACCCATCGCCGGGAAAACTGGGGAGTACCCCTCCGGGGCATCTGTTCCGCGGTCAAAACGATCGCCGAGCGTTTTCACGATCAGGTAGAAGTTGTTCTGCCGGTCCACAAAAATCCGACAGTTGCCAACGTAGTCAATGAGACATTAGGGAGCCTGCCGAACGTTGTCCTGACCGAACCGTTGGACTATGAGCCGTTCATTCACCTGATGAAGGCAAGCTATCTGGTCCTGACCGATTCTGGCGGAGTTCAGGAAGAGGCTCCGTCGCTTGGTAAACCGGTCCTGGTTTTGCGTGATAAGACCGAGCGGCCGGAGGCGGTGGGGGCCGGAACGGTTAAACTGGTCGGGGCAAATGAAGCGCTGATCGTTAACGAGACCACCAAACTGCTGGTGGATAAAGGGGAATACGATAAAATATCGCAAGCGGTCAACCCTTACGGCGACGGCCGGGCGGCGGTCAGAACGATCTATTTTTTGCTCAAATATTTTGGCTCGGCTGACAGCAGTCCAGAGGAATTTAATGCATAAATTGATCATTCACGGCGGCCGCCCTCTTGAAGGAGAAGTCACTGTCTCCGGTTCCAAAAATGCCGCCCTCCCGATTTTAGCCGCCACGATCATGCTTCCGGGGCGCTCGGTTATCCGCAATATTCCCAATCTTTCTGACGTAACGACGATAGTCCGGGTCCTTAGGGCGCTTGGCCTGCGGGCCGAATATTCGCAATCGAACCCGAATACGGTCAATGTTTGGAACTTTCAGGTCCGTCATGTCGCTCCCTATGAACTGGTAACCAAAATGCGCGCCTCATTTTTTGTGATCGGGCCGATCCTGGCGGTCAAGGGATTGGCGAAGATCCCGCTTCCGGGTGGGTGCGCCATCGGTTCGCGGCCGGTTGATATTCACATTAAGGGATTGACAGCCTTGGGGGCCGAAGTTCAGCTGGAGCATGGTTTTGTTATTGCCAAGACCAAAAAATTACGCGGCGGCAAGGTTTACCTCGATTTCCCTTCGGTTGGAGCGACCGAAACAGTGATGATGGCGGCCGCATTGGCCGATGGAGATTCGATCATTGAGAATGCGGCGCGCGAACCAGAGATCCTTGACCTGGCCAATTTTCTCAACCGGGCTGGAGCGAAGATCGAGGGGGCGGGGACCGAAGAGATCAGGGTTAGCGGGGTCAACACCTTAATGCCGGTCGATTACACGATCATTCCCGACCGGATCGAAGCGGGGACCCTGCTGGTTGCCGGGGCGATAACCGGAGGGAAAGTTCTGGTCAAAGGGGCAGCTCCCGACCATATGGAAGCGACTCTGGTAAAATTAAAAGAGTGCGGAGCCGAAGTCGCTTGCGGACCGGACGGGATCCTGGTTTCTGCCAGGCAGGGGATCAGCGCGGCTGACATTAAAACCCTTCCGTACCCGGGATTTCCGACCGACATGCAGCCGCAGTTCGCCTCTCTTTTGTCACTGGCCAACGGGACCTCGGTCATTACTGAAACAGTCTTTGAAAATCGGTTCATGCATGTTAATGAATTGAAAAGGATGGGGGCCAATATCCGCCTGGAAGGGCAAAGCGCGATCATTACCGGGGTTCCCAAGCTTTCCGGGGCGCCGGTCAGGGTTTCTGACCTGCGGGCCGGGGCGGCTCTGGTCCTGGCGGGTCTTGCGGCCGAGGGGGAGACGATCATTGAGGACCGCGACCATCATATCCGCAGAGGTTATGATAAGATTACAAGCAAATTGACCGGCCTGGGGGCGGAGATCAAAGACCACCAATGAAGCTTGTTTCCCTGGTTAAAAAGATAATAAAGGAAAAAGGAGTTAAAGGGACGATCGATATTTCGGTGGTCGATGACCAGGCGATCCGGGCCTTAAATAAAAAATTCAGGAAAAAAGATAAGCCGACTGACGTTTTGTCTTTTCAAATTGATAGCGCCGGCTTTTTGGGAGATGTTATAATTTCGGAAGAAACGGCCAGGCGGAATGCCAAAAGATATGGGGTCAGTTACGGAACGGAATTTAAGCGATTGGTCATTCACGGGGTCTTGCACATTTTGGGTTATGACCATGGAAGGGAAATGAGAGATGCCGAAGCGTTTTATACGAAGTTTTAAGTACGCGCAGGACGGGGTCAAATATGCGCTGCTCTCCCAGCGGAACATGTGGATCCACTCGGTCATGGCGTTCGCGGTCCTGACCGCTTCGGTTTCGCTCAGGATCAGCACGGCCGAGTGGCTGGTCGTTATTATCCTGATCTCCAATGTTTTTGCGTTTGAGTTGATCAATACCGCGATGGAAGAGGTGGTGAACATGCTCAAGCCCGAACCCCATCCGCTGGCGGCGCTGGCGAAAAATGCTTCCGCCGCGGCAGTGTTAATGATCTCGGGAGGAGCGGCGATCGCCGGGTTGGTCATTTTTTTGCCAAAGGTCTTGAACTTATGAGGCAACAATGGAAATAATTTTACTTTTGGTCCTATTGGTTCTGTCCGCTTTCTTTTCCGCCACTGAAACAGCGATCACCAGCCTGTCCCGGATCAAGGTCAAAGGCCTGGTCGAGCGTAAAGTC encodes:
- a CDS encoding V-type ATP synthase subunit B, whose protein sequence is MVKVNEIAGPLVLVEGVKGVAYDELVEVKLASGEVRSGKVLEVLDDKALIQVFEGTEGLEINNLTFRFSGRGLELPVSRDIMGRIFSGLGRPLDGAPRILPEKKLDVNGSPINPFARDYPDDFIQTGISTIDGLNTLSRGQKLPIFSGSGLPHSRIAAQIARQASVKNKDEKFAVVFGALGITYEESEFFIANFRKTGAIENSVLFVNLASDPAIERIATPRLALTAAEYLAFDLEMHVLVIITDMTNYCESLREVSAARREVPGRRGYPGYLYTDMATLYERAGRIKEKNGSITLLPILTMPDDDKTHPIPDLTGYITEGQIILGRDLERKGIYPPIDPLPSLSRLRDKAIGQGRTREDHAGVANQLFAAYARGREVRELVVILGEAALSEIDKKYLQFADEFENKFIRQSENENRTIETTLQIAWSLLKILPREELKRIKDEIIDKYADQS
- a CDS encoding V-type ATP synthase subunit A, which produces MIKKVAGPLVIAELSGAKKADLVFVGTQRLIGEVIELRGSSASIQVYEETAGLKVGDPVESTGAPLSVELGPGMIGAIFDGIQRPLDKLKLKAGAFIPRGLYVDPLSRDKKWTFVPLAAPGDEVKGGDILGTVQETPLVSHKIMVPPGVAGKIEKLNNGDFTIEETIAVISGKPVTMLQKSPVRKRRQLGKKEPVSVPLVTGQRVVDTLFPIGKGGAACVPGPFGAGKTVIQHQFAKWSDADIIVYVGCGERGNEMTDVLKEFPELKDPKSGRPLMERTILIANTSNMPIAAREASVYTGAAIAEYFRDMGYHVALFADSTSRWAEALREMSGRLEEMPGEEGYPAYLGSRLADFYERAGSGRCLGRPERHGSLTIIGSVSPPGGDLSEPVVQNTLRVAKVFWGLDETLAHKRHFPAINWLLSYSLYADNLGRYFNEKVSENFNQLRQQAMRLLAQEADLEEIVRLVGLESISPREQLVLFVAKSLREDFLYQSAFDPVDQYSSLGKQHLILQTILDLHQLGEKALADGVEIEAIRKIGTMEKIARARFSAEAEIKTTRQQLRDEFNNLRSGKNG
- a CDS encoding V-type ATPase subunit yields the protein MVRFAFAIGRIRSLETQLLDESRLLRLVDAHDLNAAFLILREIPFHAAEIDKLDNSFDFELLLKNELAATKALIDSFAPGDELIKALWQKNDSNLALIDYIELLEKSASRLGNPLFSRYVAAYAALNRLKLDLLSGTHEPNAMIERFRYTVYARPVAIGLEELKKSGSLFGLEREIDNYLMMIMKNARYLSFGIEPLLGYLFAREHEVRMLRLVLTGKLLQVKVDQLRERLRTTYV
- a CDS encoding V-type ATP synthase subunit K, whose product is MSIGLALALFGAAIAALFGAIGSAWGISIAAEASGGVLSEDPEKFGKVLVLLALPGTQGFYGFLGAFYIMLKIFIVGGSAPISLSAGLQLLASGIPVGLAGFFSAYFQGRASASSIYFIAKRPDELGKAIILPAMVETYAVLGLLATILMVSWIKI
- a CDS encoding V-type ATP synthase subunit I is translated as MSLIKMRKLAIIGHQDSRAALLNFLQEAGVIQVTPLALGQPLNSASENYELFLTEIKAAIGVLDAAAGVKKSFIESFAPYKETIKQEVLAQTARKFDWRQVIAEINKIENELANLKNLEGKLLADLQLLRPFSGVKAPLNSLNSRGNLMIIAGSCRTKALIKFQTAFAARIKAGELVIAGQTTEKTFLFVVTITAEAAATALLLDDHNFEKISLPISKLTPAEEADQIEALLKKIETDRLTFRSELASLVRHKKQLTYIYDHYLQKNNERSARERLAYTEKAFILTGWLPQEKLDKLKSDLEKLDPALAAQEIEPDKGEQPPSMIENPGIFQPFELITKIFGPPSTTDMDPTAPLSFFFILFFALCLSDVGYGILLAVAAIYYKKTLTLSEGGKNLLNLLLWGGIATVFAGIITGSYFAIDLNTLPVHLSGPLKKLQLIDPVKNPLNMLIISLIIGIVQIITGLALGLYWKIRNGEYLEGIFDYGLWIFFLLALVLYGTTTALGHSTSLLFSRLSIGGAIALVLTQGRKESGLIKKGIFGILSLYRTTSFLGDTLSYSRILALMMTTSIIGMVINIIADLTKGSVPLLGYLIMAVVLIIGHIFNLVISVLGAFVHSARLQLVEYFGKFYEGGGKLFKPFRRETVYTIIETK
- a CDS encoding undecaprenyl/decaprenyl-phosphate alpha-N-acetylglucosaminyl 1-phosphate transferase, with the protein product MHIFLPSFLVALLVTVFCTPVARKLAFKIGAVDRPNDRKIHSTDIPRIGGIAIYAGFLAAVIFGLLLGYFTGVRFNPRPIFGVLIGGTIVFLSGLKDDLKGSRPLTKLAWQSLAAVVAIYFGIEITFFSNPFNGIVPLFGFIAIPLTILWLVGMTNAINLIDGLDGLATGVIAISAGTLFFVALRTHQVEAALLIIAIAGAALGFLRYNFFPASIFLGDSGSYLLGFIVASASIIGVFKTTLVVALIVPLLILGVPIFDTTFAILRRIKEKKSPFAADNRHIHHVLIRAGLTQREAVMSIYIVCFLLSATALIMSLQR
- the wecB gene encoding UDP-N-acetylglucosamine 2-epimerase (non-hydrolyzing), which produces MFVFGTRPEAIKMAPVVNECRKYPEFLETLVVVTGQHRQMLDQVLRIFKIEPDYDLGIMEANQTLTSIVTKTLAGVEEIILNERPDILLVQGDTSTAFAAGLSAFYYKITLGHIEAGLRTFDKWQPYPEEINRKLLTSLADLHFPPTKTALDHLLAEKVNREAICLTGNTVIDALFEVAGREYDLARTGIKLTPGKKLVLVTTHRRENWGVPLRGICSAVKTIAERFHDQVEVVLPVHKNPTVANVVNETLGSLPNVVLTEPLDYEPFIHLMKASYLVLTDSGGVQEEAPSLGKPVLVLRDKTERPEAVGAGTVKLVGANEALIVNETTKLLVDKGEYDKISQAVNPYGDGRAAVRTIYFLLKYFGSADSSPEEFNA
- the murA gene encoding UDP-N-acetylglucosamine 1-carboxyvinyltransferase, which gives rise to MHKLIIHGGRPLEGEVTVSGSKNAALPILAATIMLPGRSVIRNIPNLSDVTTIVRVLRALGLRAEYSQSNPNTVNVWNFQVRHVAPYELVTKMRASFFVIGPILAVKGLAKIPLPGGCAIGSRPVDIHIKGLTALGAEVQLEHGFVIAKTKKLRGGKVYLDFPSVGATETVMMAAALADGDSIIENAAREPEILDLANFLNRAGAKIEGAGTEEIRVSGVNTLMPVDYTIIPDRIEAGTLLVAGAITGGKVLVKGAAPDHMEATLVKLKECGAEVACGPDGILVSARQGISAADIKTLPYPGFPTDMQPQFASLLSLANGTSVITETVFENRFMHVNELKRMGANIRLEGQSAIITGVPKLSGAPVRVSDLRAGAALVLAGLAAEGETIIEDRDHHIRRGYDKITSKLTGLGAEIKDHQ
- the ybeY gene encoding rRNA maturation RNase YbeY — encoded protein: MKLVSLVKKIIKEKGVKGTIDISVVDDQAIRALNKKFRKKDKPTDVLSFQIDSAGFLGDVIISEETARRNAKRYGVSYGTEFKRLVIHGVLHILGYDHGREMRDAEAFYTKF
- a CDS encoding diacylglycerol kinase family protein; translation: MPKRFIRSFKYAQDGVKYALLSQRNMWIHSVMAFAVLTASVSLRISTAEWLVVIILISNVFAFELINTAMEEVVNMLKPEPHPLAALAKNASAAAVLMISGGAAIAGLVIFLPKVLNL